A stretch of DNA from Rana temporaria chromosome 7 unlocalized genomic scaffold, aRanTem1.1 chr7c, whole genome shotgun sequence:
AGGGACGGGATCTCTGAGGGACTTTTCCGGGGACGAGATGCTTCCATGTTTGGGATCTTCTAAAGACAAAATCTTCCGCGCAGGGggtcctgaggggggagggggtcagtgcTGGAAGATTCTCCTCCTTGGAGATCCCGTCCCCCCGGAAAATCCCATCAGATCCCTTCCCTGGAGGTTCCTGTCCCCGTCAGATCCTGTCCTCCAAGCATCCCGTCCCCGGAAGATCCTATCCCCTGAGGATCCCATACCCAGAGGATCTTGTACCCTAAGGATCCCAATCCCATCAGATCCTGTCCCCCGAGGCTCATGGTCCCCTGAGGATCCCATCCTCAGAAGATTCCATCCCCTGTAAGATCCCATATCCCGTCCCCTGGAAGATCCTGTCAGATCCCGTCCCCGGAGGATCCCGTGTCATCAGATCCCTTTCCCTTTCCCAAAAGATACCGTCCTCCGAGGCTCACACTCCCAGAGGATCCTGTCAGATCCCGTCCCCAGGAAGATCCCATCCCCAGAGGATCCGGATCCTGTCCCCTGGAAGATTCGGATCCCGTACCCTGGAAAATTCTGATCCCTTTAGATCCCGTTCCCGGAGGATCCTGTCCTTGAAATATCCTCTCCCGTCAGATCCCTTCCCCAAAAGATCCCGTCCCCCGAGGGGACATTGGGGGACCATTGAAGTTGGTGTCAGGGATCCACAATATCATCAGGAAAACTTTATTAACAAATTCTCTCCCATACAAATGTGGGGATAATGGGAGGATCGGCGCCGTACATTGCATGTCCTGTGAGGTCGGGGCCCCAAACCTCGGCACAAGGGCCACACTATTTATCACATCCGTCATGCATGTTCATGGTGAGTGTcttctggaggggaaaaaaaattgggagttTTGTGGTCCTATGGGGGGGATCCATTGGGGGTGATGTGGTCCTATGGGGGGGATCCATTGGGAGTGATGTGGTCCTATGGGGGGGATCCATTGGGAGTGATGTGGTCCTATGGGGGGGATCCATTGGGAGTGATGTGGTCCTATGGGGGGGATCCATTGGGAGTGATGTGGTCCTATGGGGGGGGGATCCATTGGGAGTGATGTGGTCCTATGGGGGGGGATCCATTGGGAGTGATGTGGTCCTATGGGGGGGGGATCCATTGGGAGTGATGTGGTCCTATGTGGGGGATCCATTGGGGGTGATGTTGTCCTATGTGGGTGATCCATTGGGAGTGATGTGGTCCTATGGGGGGGATCCATTGGGAGTGATGTGGTCCTATGGGGGGGATCCATTGGGGGTGATGTGGTCCTATGGGGGGGATCCATTGGGGGTGATGTGGTCCTATGGGGGGGATCCATTGGGGGTGATGTGGTCCTATGGGGGGATCCATTGGGGGTGATGTGGTCCTATGGGGGGATCCATTGGGGGTGATGTGGTCCTATGGGGGGGATCCATTGGGGGTGATGTGGTCCTATGGGGGGATCCATTGGGGGTGATGTGGTCCTATTTTCTCCTAAACGCTCGGGTCCCCTATTCTTGCCTAGCGGAGGATGGGGGCGTAGTTGGACATGTTGGGGGTGGTTCTGGGATTTCTTAGTCCCTCCTCGCCGGAGACGGATGGCGGGATCTCCTATATATGGGAGGGGATGTCGCCACCGGGGTCCACAGTGTTCCTGTCTGCAAGCGTTCTGGCGCATTCGCAGACACGCTACAGGACTCTCTGGCAAAGATCCCGGCGTCGTTGTGTGCGCATGCGCCAGAAATAAGTTATGGGGAGAAGTTCCCCAACAAGTGAGACAACGCCGGACTCCGAGGACTAGTaatgatgggggggaggggttcatATTCTCTGTATGCAGCATGTCGGGGCTCGCTGATCATCAGAAACACGCGGTGGGCGGACTCGGGTTCAGGGACGCTCGCCCCAAAAGTTGTATTCAGTGTTTGGGGTGTACGTCCCGGAGCACATACACTGCTGACCAATCAGAACAGAAGAGCGTCCGCTGAATCTGTCTGTCCAGTCGTTGAGTCCGCTGGCGGCAGGCACCGCCCCTAAaagacaggtgtttttttttaaactttatgaaCCTCCCCCCATGTGGTGGAGGCGCTTCCCTCCCCCGTGTGGCTTGTAGTATGtcggtgtgtttttattttattttttattttagcctcgGTGTAAAGTAACGCGGAGGGCGCCGTTTCTTGCGTTGGGTGTGATGAGTCCTAATCCTCAGAGGTCATCGGGGTTCCCGCGGTCATGTGACGGATTAGAGCGCGGTGCCGACATTCCTGTGTGGCGCAGAAATCGTATCATGTGACCTCGGCCTGTTcagaaatcttctttttttttttttacagaaaatcataattttttttttacactgctgatTCCCTGCAGCTTCTTTGCTGCTACTTCACGCCTCAATGCTCTCCAGCGATTGGCTGTACAGTATTTCTCCGGTGAGGTCTCCTGATGGTGACAGCGGACCGTGTCTGTGTAATGTGACGGGGTGACAACACAgagcacactgggggggggggggggacagagcgttgtcaccctataacaggaagtgcctgaacagggATCTCCATGGCGGGATCGGCAGGGATTATTTCCACCTCATGTACACGGAAGATCAGCATCTCCTCTGTCGAGGTGGAAATTTCCCGGTTTGGGGGGCCCCCCGGGGTGCCATGTACAAGTGACCATGCTGGGTGTACAGCTCTTCTCCCCGGTGATCCCGCCATGGAGgcacttcctgttctagggtgacaacgcCCCGCCCCTTTCTCAGatttgtgctcctgtgttgtcacctcgGCTTCTGATGGAGACCTCTGGCAGCTTTTCATTCCACAGACGCTCCACTGCTGTCAGAAGCCGGCTGTACGCGGCACGTGCGCCCCTCCCCCCCGGGCATTGGTAAGTATCCGCCGCGTATGTGAGACATTCGATGAAAACGGCGGATATAAAGCGGATGACATTCGCTTGTTCGATCTTCCAGGAGATTGCCGGGGTCTCCTCTGGAGGGATTGGTGGGAAGTCGCAGCAATCGGTTCAGTTGTGTCCTCGGCACACGATCGTAGCGCTGACCGCGCAGAGTTCCCTCATCGGCGTCCTTCTTCTGTGATTGGGCGGCTCAGACGGTTGTACGTTATCTGCAGCTCTGCGGTGACCCCGGGGTGTGTTATCTCCCCCCAGCAGAGCTCACCCCTCCCCCCTAGGAAGGGTCTatctgccccatacagacggGGAGAGCTGCCGACTCGGCACTTCTCAGGGGAGGGGCCCTAAAGGAATGAATGGAGGAGCGCGGTCAGTGCTGAGTCtgccgaatccccccccccccccccgatggaaTGAATGGAGCGCGGTCACCGCTGAGTCtgccgaatcccccccccccccccccgatggaaTGAATGGAGGAGCGCGGTCACCGCTGAGTCtgccgaatccccccccccccaatccatatccCAATACCATGACGGGGTGTCCCGATAACACTTTTATAAGACCGAGTACGGATACTCCTCCCCATGTCATGTGACTAGAGCTGaaacaactaccgtatttatcggcgtataccgcgcacttttttgccctggaaatcagggcaaaatcgtgggtgcgcggtatacgccgatacccgctttcccgcgccgagtttgaatactgcgccgacatatacagagcgcagtacactcgtgtatagtcgggcagtctcggctcctctcctctcgcgctcacgtcctggacgtacaggacgtcagcgcgagagtacccgagcctgcccgactatacccgagtgtactgcgctcggtatatgtcggcgcagtattcaaactcggcgcgggaaggacgccgcagaaggacgctggacccgacgaagaggacactcgaagccgcagacggacgccggacccgacgaggccgccgcgcaagacaccaaaactgtaagtacaaaaaaaacttttttccacaggatgcggggcaactttaggggtgcgcggtatacgcgggagcgcgttataccgcgataaatacggtaatcgatTCTGACCATTGTAATCAATTTTTTAATAATCgatttaatcggccagtaacataatggggttaaaaaaactaaaatgatccctttatagtacaaaaaagcaaatctctCCTGTAAATATCACTTTCTATGCCCCATAGTAAGAAAATGaacccccccacagtaataatGACCCCCCCACaggagcgattatttgctctttttgtacttatttttgtttttttaccccccGTTATGTTaataaacatctcaggcctgggtcacacccaGGCCTGAAACTCACTACAGATCAATTTAATGTTTTCCTCTGGGTCGCGTTCACATCcaggatttttttcagctgctgcgtatttggaaaggggcggggactttttaacgcaaaacggcgccatttttttttttttttggctccatacacttcaatggagaagctgcagaaaagcatggaatgtgtttttgcggcaatttgtgttttgtaatctgcccggcaacaaattggcccaaattttatttttatttttttaatgcaaatctTTTTGTTTTTAAGGCGATTATCCGATGGAAACaataatcagccaactaatcgattacgaaaataatcgttggttgcagccctaCATGTGACTGGGACACTGTTgtatttgtcttttttattttttactatatatctatctctatgtaGAAGGTGGtatgaaaaacacaaaaacagtcAAAACGATATCGGTCCGATACCAAAACCGCGCCAATGTTGGTAAATAAGAAGTGGCCAACTCCACAGTAAAAGTTTTTGAATAGATGAGTGCAGAGTGTCAGACGGCGTCCATGGCGATCCTAGAGAGATAAGAGCGCCTTCCACCGAAAATTCCTGGTCCACCTCCTGACTTTCAGCtgtgcagcttctaatgcacatggtgagaagctcacagtgtgcggtgatATCAGAGGAAGCCGTTTCTGTCCAGGAGAGGAGCCACTGCACCTGTGTaagacaggagggggaggagccgctGCACCTGTGTaagacaggagggggaggagccgctGCACCTGTGTaagacaggagggggaggagccgctacacctgtgtaagacaggagggggaggagccgctGCACCTGTGTaagacaggagggggaggagccgctGCACCTGTGTaagacaggagggggaggagccgctGCACCTGTGTaagacaggagggggaggagccgctGCACCTGTGTaagacaggagggggaggagctggTGCACCTGTGTaagacaggagggggaggagccgctGCACCTGTGTaagacaggagggggaggagctggTGCACCTGTGTAAGACAGGAGCCGCTACACCTaagacaggagggggaggagccgctGCACCTGTGcaagacaggagggggaggagccggtGCACCTGTGTAAGACAGGAGCCGCTACACCTaagacaggagggggaggagccgctGCACCTGGTGTAagacaggagggagaggagccGCTGCACCTGTGTaagacaggagggggaggagccgctacacctgtgcaaggctgaagggggaggagccgctacacctgtgcaagactggagGGGGAGGAGCCGCTGCACCTGTGcaagacaggagggggaggagccgctGCACCTGTGCaagacaggaggggggaggagccgcTGCACCTGTGTaagacaggagggggaggagccgctacacctgtgcaagacaggagggggaggagccgctacacctgtgcaagacaggagggggaggagccgctGCACCTGTGcaagacaggagggggaggagccgctGCACCTGTGcaagacaggagggggaggagccgctGCACCTGTGcaagacaggagggggaggagccgctacacctgtgcaagGCTGAGGGGGGATTTAGGAAgtggaggaactacaagtccaagcAGACATGCCGTCCCGCGCTCTCCTATGATTGACAGATCTGTACATCAGAGATTGGAGGATGTgattggtggggggaggggtgtcgCACGGCTCCATCTAATAATGATCTTTATTTCTTGTATTTCTAGTGCTGAGAATTTCCCTCCTCTGCAGAATGACACGTTCCTGCGCGCCGCCCGCGGGGAAGAGTGCCGACATGTGCCGGTGTGGTGTATGAGACAGGCTGGCCGCTACCTGCCAGGTGAGGGCGCCATACCGGGGCAGGATGGGACTCTCCGGCTCATGGACTGTCGTGGCGGCCCCGGCCTGGCAGAGTGATTGGAAGTTACTGATTGCcaagtctcccctccccctccccatgtCTCCTCCCcgggccctgggggggggggggttccccgtACCCTGGGGGGTTCCCCTCCTCCCTCACCATCCCATCTCTCCTCCcgaaccctggggggggggggggtttcccctCTTCATATAAAACAAGCAGTTGCCCCCTAGTGATGAATGACGGAACTGCAGCTTTATTCTCTTCTTCTCCAGAGTTTCGGAAGACGCGCGCCGCACAGGACTTCTTTGCATCGTGTCGCAGTCCGGAGGTCTGCTGTGAGCTCACCTTACAGGTAACCatggtgaggggggaggggagggagattcATTGATTATAGAAAATAAAATCTGATTCCAAGATGGACATTTTCTTTGCTGTGCCGGCATCTCTCCCCCCTGGGGGGGTCACATCGCCCCAAAACCCGCACTGCACCCCCTTACTGGAATCACCAGGGGCCACTTACTGCTGTGCGTGTGCCGCCCCTTCATTGTGATTGGTCTGTAACCGTACTATAAGCCCCGCCTGTCACCACGACCGAGTGCGGCGAGTGTCCTTCTGGCACTTCCACCAGCCCCATAACAGAAGGTCtgtacctggggggagggggggcagaataCCCCgggtatttccccccccccccccacattgcaaactggtaaaataaaaatgtccatttACTAAATGTTTGCAGAGGTCGGAGTgcgcctggggggagggggggggatatatgGAGTGCTGGGGGGGCAGGAAGAGGATATCCCAGAAAACAAACGCATGAATGAGATATTTATagtgtttggggggagggggggggtcctcAATATCTCCGGATATTCTGGTTGTAGCAAATCTCTTCCTGTCTTCTATGAATAAACatccttaaccccttcctccccgGTGCCCCTTTTATACAGTTCAGAATGTCGGGGGAGGGGGAAGATCGGTgattgtgatcacatgaccactgcCGACTCTTTAGTCCGGACCGAGGAGCTCGGACTTTGCGCTGTGAGCACGCTCAGCAcataaacaataacccccccccccccccagagatgtATATGTGCAGTGAGTGGGGTGTTGAAGATGACCCATGTGTGTtgggtgggtgggggaaggggtgAAATCCTGCCATGTTTAACGGCGCTCTGGTTCCTTTTCTGCTGGATAACGCTCTGATTCTTCACTTGCAGCCTCTGCGTCGCTTCCCTTTGGACGCCGCCATCATCTTCTCCGACATCCTCGTCATTCCTCAGGTACGTCCGGAACCATCCGAGGGATTTCTCATACAGGAAATGATTCCTCTGTAGACATGACTAAGATGCAGTCCGCCATCTttcctcacgggggggggggggtccattcacacctcggcgtccCGGTGATTTGTGTACAAGAGGAACTACACCACATCCGAGCACCGAAAACcccatttcattcatttttattattcatagcGAACTCCCCACCCGTCTGTGTCTCATCTAACGCTGCACTCTATAGGCAGTGCTGCTGATCGGCCACCAGAGGCACAGACCTCATCCAGCGATCGATGAATCGGGTCAGACGTATAATTCCTTTACATCTGTTCTGCCGCACCCTACACTAGGAAAGGGGGGCTGTGAGAGTTGCTGCGGCATCAGAGGAGAGTTGCTCCTCTGATGGCACAGAAGCAACTCGGGGACAATGTGGCCCCCGACTGCAACACCCGACCCCATGAATGTGGAGCGCCATCAGGTTCTGTGTGCTGGGATCTGGACAGGGCGGGGTATATAGATCTCTGGGCTGGGCGGGGGTATATAAATCTCTGGGCTGGGCGGGGGTATATAAATCTCTGGGCTGGGCGGGGGTATATAAATCTCTGGGCGGGGGTATATCGATCTCTGGGCTGGGCGGGGGTATATAAATCTCTGGGCTGGGCGGGGGTATATAGATCTCTGGGCTGGGCAGGGTATATAGATCTCTGGGCTGGGCGGGGGTATATCGATCTCTGGGCTGGGCGGGATATATAGATCCGAGTGATATACTTGCTGCAATGGGGGCGGGGTATATAGATCTCTGGGCTGGGCGGGGTATATAGATCTCTGGGCTGGGCGGGGTATATAGATCTCTGGGCTGGGCGGGGTATATAGATCTCTGGGCTGGGCGGGGTATATAGATCTCTGGGCTGGGCGGGGTATATAGATCTCTGGGCTGGGCGGGGGTATATCGATCTCTGGGCTGGGCGGGGTATATAGAGCTCTGGGCTGGGGGGGGTATATATAGATCCGAGTGATATACTTACTGCAAAGGGGGGATGGGATGCACCTTTTTCACCAACATAATTttagtttttaaataaaacctttccaTTGTCTATAACACGCTTTTATTTGTGACCCCCCCACCAGAGTATAATGCATTCTTCTCGTCTCTCGCAGGCTTTGGGTATGGAGATCCGGATGGAGCCGGGACGAGGACCCGTATTCCCGGAGCCCCTCCAGACTCCTCAGGACCTGCAGAAGCTGAAGCCCACCGTGGACGTCTCCCAGGAGCTGGGCTATGTGTTCCGTGCCATCACCCTCACCCGTCACAAGATCGCGGGGAAGGTCCCTCTGATTGGCTTCACTGGCGCTccggtgagtgggggggggggggtgatgatgaaGGGGCCCTGTGTGGCCCCAAATGTTGCAGTTTACTGCTGTGATGTGATTGCTTTGACCACCTCCAATCCGGACCTTTTCTGACGTAACAATCCGAATAAAtttgtgggttttatttttttgacgtCAGACGGTATTTGCGCAGAGATTTTTCAAACGtaggttttttgggggggaaaatgcacttatttgaatgcaaaaaaaaaacactaaaatatatatattataacccAATGTTAGCTAAAATATAAAAGGTGATGTTgctccgagtaaatagataccaaacatgtcacacttaaaaattgaacacactcatGCAAAGGATAGAATAGCTGCCGTGATCTGACGTTCGCAGTGACACCTCGCATGTGTGCGACGATCGCTGTTTGTGTGTGAGAACGAGGGACAGGGGCACctttaaaagaaaatgtatactttatatatctctggggtctataatgaaagtaaacatcccatgtgacagtaataggaggtgacaggtcctctttatggagagatctggggtctataatgtaaacatcccatgtgacagtaatagggggtgacaggtcctctttatggagagatctggggtctataatgaatgtaaacatcccatgtgacagtaatagggggtgagaggtcctctttatggagagatctggggtctataatgaatgtaaacatcccatgtgacagtaatagggggtgagaggtcctctttatggagagatctggggtctataatgaatgtaaacatcccatgtgacagtaatagggggtgagaggtcctctttatggagagatctggggtctataatgaatgtaaacatcccatgtgacagtaatagggggtgagaggtcctctttatggagagatctggggtctataatgaatgtaaacatcccatgtgacagtaatagggggtgagaggtcctctttatggagagatctggggtctataatgaatgtaatagggggtgacaggtcctctttatggagagatctggggtctataatgaatgtaatagggggtgacaggtcctctttatggggggatctggggtctataatggatgtaatagggggtgacaggtcctctttatggagagatctggggtctataatgaatgtaatagggggtgacaggtcctctttatggggggatctggggtctataatgaatgtaatagggggtgaccggtcctctttatgggggtgacaggtcctctttatggaaagatctggggtctataatgaatgtaatagggggtgacaggtcctctttatggggggatctggggtctataatgaatgtaatagggggtgacaggtcctctttatgggggtgacaggtcctctttatgggggtgacaggtcctctttatgggggtgacaggtcctctttatggggagatctggggtctataatgtaatagggggtgacaggtcctctttatgggggtgacaggtcctctttatgggggtgacaggtcctctttatgggggtgacaggtcctctttatgggggtgacaggtcctccttatgggggtgacaggtcctctttatgggggtgTGGGTAGATGTCAGGTGACCTGTGTCTCTTCTCTTCCATCCCAGTGGACACTGATGACCTACATGATTGAAGGTGGCGGATCGGCAACCATGTCCAAGGCCAAACGTTGGCTCTATCAGAACCCAACTGAGAGTCGGCAGCTCCTGCAGCAGCTCACAGACGTCATTGTGGATTACCTGGTGGGACAGGTGGCAGCGGGTGCCCAGGTAGAGTGACCTCTCTATTCTTTGGTTACCTAAGAACTCCAGTATGTGTGATCACCCTTACCCGGGAACTCCACACCACCATATGGAGGGACACCCTTACCCGGGAACTCCACACCACCATATGGGTGGACACCCTTACCCGGGAACTCCACACCTCCATATGGGTGGACACCCTTCCCCGGGAACTCCACACCACCATATGTGTGATCACCCTTACCCAACAACTCTACACCACCATATGGGGGGACACCCTTACCTGGGAACTCCACACCACCATATGGGGGGACACCCTTCCCCGGGAACTCCACACCACCATATGGGGGGACACCCTTACCCGAGAACTCCACACCACCATATGGGGGGACACCCTTCCCCGGGAACTCCACACCACCATATGGGGGGACACCCTTACCCGAGAACTCCACACCACCATATGGGGGGACACCCTTACCCAACAACTCTACACCACCATATGGGGGGACACCCTTACCCGGGAACTCCACACCTCCATATGGATGGACACCCTTACCCGGGAACTCCACACCACCATATGTGTGATCACCCTTACCCAACAACTCCACACCTCCATATGGGTGGACACCCTTCCCCGGGAACTCCACATCACCATATGTGTGATCACCCTTACCCAACAACTCTACACCACCATATGGGGGGACACCCTTACCTGGGAACTCCACACCACCATATGGGTGGACACCCTTCCCCGGGAACTCCACATCACCATATGTGTGATCACCCTTACCCAACAACTCTACACCACCATATGGGGGGACACCCTTACCTGGGAACTCCACACCACCATATGGGGGGACACCCTTACCCGGGAACTCCACACCACCATATGGGTGGACACTCTTACCCATCAACTCCACACcaccatatggggggggacacccTTACCCGGGAACTCCACACCACCATATGGGGGGACACCCTTACCCGGGAACTCCACACCACCAGTATGTGTGATCACCCTTACCCGTGAACTCCACACCACCATATGGAGGGACACCCTTACCTGGGAACTCCACACCACCATATGGGTGGACACCCTTCCCCGGGAACTCCACATCACCATATGTGTGATCACCCTTACCCAACAACTCTACACCACCATATGGGGGGACACCCTTACCTGGGAACTCCACACCACCATATGGGTGGACACCCTTCCCCGGGAACTCCACATCACCATATGTGTGATCACCCTTACCCAACAACTCTACACCACCATATGGGGGGACACCCTTACCTGGGAACTCCACACCACCATATGGGGGGACACCCTTACCCGGGAACTCCACACCACCATATGGGTGGACACTCTTACCCATCAACTCCACACcaccatatggggggggacacccTTACCCGGGAACTCCACACCACCATATGGGGGGACACCCTTACCTGGGAACTCCACACCACCATATGGGTGgacattttggtttatttttttagctcCTCTGAATGTCCATTTCTCAGTTCCTGTAGAACCGCAGGAATGTCGCCCTCTAAGTAATGTAGTCGGGGAGACGAGTACCTGGAATGTTTCTACAGTCATCGGTTGTGTCTTTGTGTCTTCAGGCTTTGCAGGTGTTTGAGTCTCACGCCGGCTGTCTGGGACCCCAGCAATTCGCCGAATTCTCTCTGCCGTATCTCCGCGAGATCGCGCAAAGGGTCAAAGAGAAGCTGAAATCTGAGGGGATGGAGGTGGTGCCCATGGTAAGTTCCCTGCCGTCCGTACATCCCATTCCCTCGCTTCCTGTTCCGGGGACACCCGATTCAGGAAATGAGGgggaagattccccccccccccccccccgattgctGGACGGGGATTtctatcctggggggggggggttgctggtcGGGGATTtctaccctggggggggggggttgctggtcGGGGATTtctatcctgggggggggggggtgcttgtccGGGATTTCTATCCTGGGTTGGGGTTGCTGGTTGGGGATTtctatcctgggggggggggggggttgctggttNNNNNNNNNNNNNNNNNNNNNNNNNNNNNNNNNNNNNNNNNNNNNNNNNNNNNNNNNNNNNNNNNNNNNNNNNNNNNNNNNNNNNNNNNNNNNNNNNNNNTTGTCTGACTCTTCAGGTGACAGGTCGACTGACCTTCAGGTGACAGTTGTCTGACTCTTCAGGTGACAGTCGTCTGACTCTTCAGGTGACAGTTGTCTGACTCTTCAGGTGACAGTCGTCTGACTCTTCAGGTGACAGTAGTCTGACTCTTCAGGTTCCAGTTGTCTGACTCTTCAGGTGACAGTCGTCTGACTCTTCAGGTGACAGTAGTCTGACTCTTCAGGTGACCGTCGTCTGACTCTTCAGGTGACAGTTGTCTGACTTCAGGTGACAGTTGTCTGACTCTTCAGGTGACAGTCGTCTGACTCTTCAGGTGACAGTAGTCTGACTCTTCAGGTGACAGTTGTCTGACTCTTCAGGTGACAGTCGTCTGACTCTTCAGGTGACAGTAGTCTGACTCTTCAGGTGACAGTCGTCTGACTCTTCAGGTTCCAGTTG
This window harbors:
- the UROD gene encoding uroporphyrinogen decarboxylase (The sequence of the model RefSeq protein was modified relative to this genomic sequence to represent the inferred CDS: added 465 bases not found in genome assembly), whose product is MERPENLIAENFPPLQNDTFLRAARGEECRHVPVWCMRQAGRYLPEFRKTRAAQDFFASCRSPEVCCELTLQPLRRFPLDAAIIFSDILVIPQALGMEIRMEPGRGPVFPEPLQTPQDLQKLKPTVDVSQELGYVFRAITLTRHKIAGKVPLIGFTGAPWTLMTYMIEGGGSATMSKAKRWLYQNPTESRQLLQQLTDVIVDYLVGQVAAGAQALQVFESHAGCLGPQQFAEFSLPYLREITQRVKEKLKSEGMEAVPMIVFAKDAHYALEDLSQSGYEVVGLDWTIRPQEAREKTGRKVTLQGNLDPCALYASKENIEEMVKTMVEAFGRRAYIANLGHGLYPDMDPEHVGAFIAAVHKHSEKEEK